Within the Pseudarthrobacter sp. W1I19 genome, the region GCCACCGGGGTCCTCGGCTCCGAAGCCTGTGCTCACCATTCCAGGATGTAGGGCATTGGCGGTGACTGAGGTGCCTTGGAGCCTTCTGGCCAGCTCGTAGGTGAACAGGAGGTTCGCCAGCTTGGACTGGTTATAGGCTCGGGCGCCGGAATAGTTACGTTCCCCCTGGAGGTCATTGAAGTCGATTCTTCCCATGGCCTGGGCGTTTGATGAGACGGTGACTACACGGGCCGGTGCGCTTTGCTGCAGCCGGTCTAGGAGCAGGTTGGTGAGCAGGAACGGTGCGAGATGGTTCAGGGCGAAGGTGTGCTCGAGCCCTTCTGCCGTGGCATGCCGGGTGTTCCAGTACCCGCCGACGTTGTTTACCAGCACATCGATCCGGGAGAGGCTGCCCAGCATCTCGTCGGCAAGCCGCCGCAGCTGAGCTTGGGAGGATAGGTCGGCGACGAAGACGTCCACCTGACCGCCACCTGCTGCACGGATCTGCCGTGCCGTTTCCTC harbors:
- a CDS encoding SDR family oxidoreductase, which produces MQGMTVVVTGATGGIGKATAMGLAMMGANLAITGRDIERTEETARQIRAAGGGQVDVFVADLSSQAQLRRLADEMLGSLSRIDVLVNNVGGYWNTRHATAEGLEHTFALNHLAPFLLTNLLLDRLQQSAPARVVTVSSNAQAMGRIDFNDLQGERNYSGARAYNQSKLANLLFTYELARRLQGTSVTANALHPGMVSTGFGAEDPGGAQRLFVPILRPFMLTEARGAATSIQLSSSPALEGISGGFFAKGKPRKSSKDSYDEASAERLWNVSAVLTGLTST